One window of the Prionailurus viverrinus isolate Anna unplaced genomic scaffold, UM_Priviv_1.0 scaffold_50, whole genome shotgun sequence genome contains the following:
- the LOC125159528 gene encoding myomegalin-like isoform X2: MLQLKAGMQQPLEKGPAERRVGEQQTQPEETGSSAMSHSRKVARFEETQERTLRRQDEDLTRCCLLAEKWKCHSLIQDQARELTHLRQKMRVGRTFSSLLIQHVRNTVKTFEELLSSNKIDHCMEQHFREQLAKGSQLAESLASKFSTDDCISEKNQTGHMLRTLSILREMHAKGKVPEALKTKQQAQPQTLPQIQSSSHAQSAAHHSSSSTSLLHEEQEVHPAVAVANVSAATPADSASLLSDHSDARSTQPSYPLSGTTQLSGTPEPGYHGSSGPWDETRPQKMNASGCLSSFSSLYRPNSKPSGADLLEKNLVEIQNLRQRLEESVYINDRLQQRLGHVLSSADRGKIPSCRSKQKRLESKKIAQPHTGQNCSAQSAPEVSPATPHTCAQSHSCCSAQDTL, encoded by the exons GAAGGTAGCAAGATTTGAGGAGACGCAGGAAAGAACACTCAGGAGACAGGATGAGGATCTCACAAGATGTTGTCTACTAGCTGAGAAATG GAAATGCCATTCCTTGATCCAGGATCAGGCTCGAGAGTTGACCCACCTGCGGCAGAAGATGAGAGTGGGGAgaactttctcttcccttctcattcAACATGTCAGGAACACAGTGAAAACCTTTGAGGAGCTCCTCAGCAGCAATAAAATTGACCACTGCATGGAGCAGCACTTCCGTGAGCAGCTGGCCAAGGGGAGCCAGCTGGCAGAGAGCCTTGCCAGCAAATTCAGCACAG ATGACTGCATAAGTGAGAAGAATCAAACAGGACACATGCTGCGGACCCTCAG TATCTTAAGGGAGATGCATGCAAAGGGTAAAGTGCCAGAAGCTCTAAAGACCAAACAGCAGGCCCAGCCCCAGACTCTGCCCCAGATCCAGTCCAGCAGCCATGCCCAGTCTGCTGCCCATCACTCCTCCAGCAGCACCTCCCTGCTTCATGAAGAGCAAGAAGTACACCCTGCAGTGGCTGTGGCCA ATGTCAGCGCAGCCACTCCTGCTGATTCAGCATCATTGCTCAGCGACCATTCAGATGCCAGATCCACCCAGCCCTCCTATCCTCTGAGTGGCACCACACAACTGAGTGGGACACCAGAACCTGGGTACCATGGCAGCAGTGGCCCATGGGATGAGACGAGGCCTCAGAAAATGAACGCGTCTGGGtgcctctcctccttctcctcattGTACCGGCCCAACTCCAAGCCTTCTG GGGCTGACCTACTGGAAAAGAACCTTGTTGAGATCCAGAACCTGCGCCAGCGCCTGGAGGAGTCCGTCTACATCAACGACCGCCTGCAGCAGAGGCTGGGACACGTGCTCAGCAGTGCCGACCGAGGAAAAA TACCCAGTTGCAGAAGCAAGCAGAAGAGGCTGGAGAGTAAAAAAATTGCCCAGCCCCACACGGGCCAAAATT GCAGTGCCCAGTCAGCTCCAGAGGTCTCCCCAGCCACCCCTCACACATGCGCTCAGAGTCACTCTTGCTGCTCTGCTCAGGACACCTTGTGA
- the LOC125159528 gene encoding myomegalin-like isoform X1: MLQLKAGMQQPLEKGPAERRVGEQQTQPEETGSSAMSHSRKVARFEETQERTLRRQDEDLTRCCLLAEKWKCHSLIQDQARELTHLRQKMRVGRTFSSLLIQHVRNTVKTFEELLSSNKIDHCMEQHFREQLAKGSQLAESLASKFSTDDCISEKNQTGHMLRTLSILREMHAKGKVPEALKTKQQAQPQTLPQIQSSSHAQSAAHHSSSSTSLLHEEQEVHPAVAVANVSAATPADSASLLSDHSDARSTQPSYPLSGTTQLSGTPEPGYHGSSGPWDETRPQKMNASGCLSSFSSLYRPNSKPSGADLLEKNLVEIQNLRQRLEESVYINDRLQQRLGHVLSSADRGKTVPSCRSKQKRLESKKIAQPHTGQNCSAQSAPEVSPATPHTCAQSHSCCSAQDTL; encoded by the exons GAAGGTAGCAAGATTTGAGGAGACGCAGGAAAGAACACTCAGGAGACAGGATGAGGATCTCACAAGATGTTGTCTACTAGCTGAGAAATG GAAATGCCATTCCTTGATCCAGGATCAGGCTCGAGAGTTGACCCACCTGCGGCAGAAGATGAGAGTGGGGAgaactttctcttcccttctcattcAACATGTCAGGAACACAGTGAAAACCTTTGAGGAGCTCCTCAGCAGCAATAAAATTGACCACTGCATGGAGCAGCACTTCCGTGAGCAGCTGGCCAAGGGGAGCCAGCTGGCAGAGAGCCTTGCCAGCAAATTCAGCACAG ATGACTGCATAAGTGAGAAGAATCAAACAGGACACATGCTGCGGACCCTCAG TATCTTAAGGGAGATGCATGCAAAGGGTAAAGTGCCAGAAGCTCTAAAGACCAAACAGCAGGCCCAGCCCCAGACTCTGCCCCAGATCCAGTCCAGCAGCCATGCCCAGTCTGCTGCCCATCACTCCTCCAGCAGCACCTCCCTGCTTCATGAAGAGCAAGAAGTACACCCTGCAGTGGCTGTGGCCA ATGTCAGCGCAGCCACTCCTGCTGATTCAGCATCATTGCTCAGCGACCATTCAGATGCCAGATCCACCCAGCCCTCCTATCCTCTGAGTGGCACCACACAACTGAGTGGGACACCAGAACCTGGGTACCATGGCAGCAGTGGCCCATGGGATGAGACGAGGCCTCAGAAAATGAACGCGTCTGGGtgcctctcctccttctcctcattGTACCGGCCCAACTCCAAGCCTTCTG GGGCTGACCTACTGGAAAAGAACCTTGTTGAGATCCAGAACCTGCGCCAGCGCCTGGAGGAGTCCGTCTACATCAACGACCGCCTGCAGCAGAGGCTGGGACACGTGCTCAGCAGTGCCGACCGAGGAAAAA CAGTACCCAGTTGCAGAAGCAAGCAGAAGAGGCTGGAGAGTAAAAAAATTGCCCAGCCCCACACGGGCCAAAATT GCAGTGCCCAGTCAGCTCCAGAGGTCTCCCCAGCCACCCCTCACACATGCGCTCAGAGTCACTCTTGCTGCTCTGCTCAGGACACCTTGTGA